Below is a genomic region from Eupeodes corollae chromosome 1, idEupCoro1.1, whole genome shotgun sequence.
ATCAAGAAATCACGACTTTAGTATTTAGGGCTTAGTATTCTACTAGGAatagcatttttttatatatatttagcaatttactatgtgtcttcaacattttgaactattcctttcttttttcttaactagTTAATTGCTTATTAGCTTTTACTAAACAAAgtcatccaaacatgtctaaacaTTGACTGTAAAAAAtactggaaataaaaaaaattatcaattcgaaATGAAAGAGAACTAACGAAAGTtctatatatttcaaaaaatgttgccgTATAATTCATGGACTGATAGTTAGTACTTCACGCTATTGTTATCTATTCCTGAACACTACTAGCTCTTTTGTAGGTTTAAGGGAAATATGAACAAATATGGAACGTggtcattgtttttttgtttattttgccaAACTTTATAATTGATATCCTTAGCTTTTTGGTGCCTAGAAACAAGAGATCGAGCTTGGGAAGTTGTAGCTAAGTTTAGTGGAATCACTTTTAATGGAGATTTTGTATGGGAAAATGAATCTTATAGGCTGCGTCGTTTTAGTGGATAAGATACATATCTTTTCTGAAAGATAAAATACGAATTTAAAACTCTTTCGACATGGTCATGGAAAAAAactacaattgcgaattctcgCTCAAATCTTGATTTTGCAGATGTAGATTGTGTAAAACCTCTTTAAATGTgtagtaagaaaaaaaattaattataatcttTTAATCTCGCCTTGAGTAAGTCAAATCACAAGTATAATTCTGAAGACAAAAACTATTTACATACATTACAATGAAATCGTGGATTTTACAATTTATTGATTAGAAATTGTCAAAAGacaattttgatttaagaaacattttattatgtATGTCATCATCATTCTTATGAACATTTGTAATTCGCAGTTTAATAGTTAagttaaggtggcgctacaggcCGGGCGgatctgggcctcaaccaacatgcgtctccagcctgtttggtccctagctagctgtatcaagtttcgcatgccaagttggttgaggtcttcatctACCTGAGAGCGCCACCTgcgtcgcggtcttcctctactacgctgtcCCTCGGGATAGGattccattcgctctacatgacctagccatctaagccgttggactttaattctgatAACTAGGTcattgtcgctgtacagcccgtacagttcgtcgttatatcttctcctccactctccatctatgcgtacgggaccaaaaatcacccgaagaatttttctctcgaagcattctaaAATGCTCtcgtctttctttgacagggtccaggcctcagcgcaaTAAACTAAAACCGgcatgatgagtgtcttatagatggtgattttagatgctcgagagaggattttacttctcaattgccttccaaAGAAGCagagatttgcaagagttattctccatttgttgtctgtgtttatagctgtgcctaggtagacacTTTGGTTACTTTGCgtaatagaaatattttgtttttcaattttaattgacaGGTTAACAGCTTCGAACAACTGTCGTTCCTAAATAGTTAACAATTGTATCAAAAAGAACAGACCATAGGGATATGGATTTCTTAGCGTAATTTTGTTTCCAGCAAATCTTGTTACAAAATAATTGCACGTATGTGAAATATTTATCCACCTGTAATTTTCCTAAAAGATATGAATAGCTTTCTAAAACcaatctaaaaaaatcaataaaatccaGCAAGCAAATGGGATGTACTCTGTGAAACATTAAAAcgaaatgaatttcaaaacaaactatttatgagtgtattttatataaaatttaaaaaataaacatttatttgtgCGAATCTAATAAATAAACACACGTGTGAAAATTTACGCTACACAAAGGAAACAATTGATTTGAAAGTTGTGTCCTTTGAATATTTCGTAATTCCAGACAAAATTCGAATAATATTGGCATTACTGACCTTTTTGTAGTCTAgtaccattttttcaaattaccaacctctataaataaaattattattttgtcttcataaattgacacctgtcaaatacAAATCTGTCAAAACTCGAATGATCTGAAAATCCATCTTAATTTCGACGAGCACGTAAATCCCAGTAAGAAAGGTACTGCCACAAAATGCCTGAAATGTCCGCTGCTGAAAAGCAGCTCTTGCTTCAAAAGCATGAGCGTGCATCCAAACTACGTGCtgaatttcaaaagcaaatcAGCAACCCCTATCGCCATGCAACCGGCGAAGGTGGCACTGTGGTAAGTTGATGGTTTTGCAAGAAACCAATTGTTATGTCATCACAATCAAAATActctgaaatcaaaatatttttgcttttccTAGTTCGATGCAGGAATGCAGCGTTTCCAAGCTATGCGAGTAAACTACTACGAACACTTCCGACCAACTGGAAAGGCATTGAGGACAGGTCTGCTAACAGTCGTTATTCCAATCTGTGCATTCGCTCTTGGTTTTAAGTTGGACCGTGAAAGGAAAGAAGAGCAATTTCGTACTGGCCAGGTTGCCTACAAAGATCGTCAATTTAAGTTCATTTAAACGATAATTAAGTTTGTgggtgtatttatttttaaagaatatcaatacaaataaagatTGGTTATGAAGAATGCTTCTTTTGTTGAGTGTTTTACTTGTCTTCCAATTGTTTGTCCCTAGCTATGACATAGTCCTCAAACTTCACCATGTAAGTAGTTCCTTTATGCCAATGTGCTGTCACCTTGCATGGCTGTGGAATTagtaacaaaatgtttgttatacaggatatatttttgtatgaaaatcaaCTTACAAATCCACAGTGTGTCAGAACGGCTTCTACAATTCCAGCTGTGAAGTTGGCGCAGTTCAAGGAGCCT
It encodes:
- the LOC129938763 gene encoding NADH dehydrogenase [ubiquinone] 1 beta subcomplex subunit 4, producing the protein MPEMSAAEKQLLLQKHERASKLRAEFQKQISNPYRHATGEGGTVFDAGMQRFQAMRVNYYEHFRPTGKALRTGLLTVVIPICAFALGFKLDRERKEEQFRTGQVAYKDRQFKFI